Proteins co-encoded in one Pseudomonas beijingensis genomic window:
- a CDS encoding response regulator transcription factor: protein MDNGRYERQAATAGGVAASELLPHILLIDDVPEDIRATLVLLKSQPWRISLASDAYQGYQRALALRPDLIVLDVHMPQMDGFSLCRLLREAPATRHVPILFLSSANTSLERLEGLTVGAVDYIPKSCAPEEVLARIKIHLQLTWRAPPAVHESPADPEPQGDEIVLRAAMRLIENQLDDIPSLGMLAQKVGTHEKRLTAIFREHLGMTVFAYIRDARLRRGQDLLCESAMSVQDVAELVGFRNACNFTTAFRQRIGMTPSQFRQQTLGIAETESAGRA, encoded by the coding sequence ATGGACAACGGACGATACGAAAGGCAAGCAGCGACGGCGGGGGGCGTGGCGGCGTCCGAGCTGTTGCCGCATATTCTGCTGATCGACGATGTCCCTGAAGACATCCGCGCCACGCTCGTTCTGTTGAAATCACAGCCCTGGCGCATTTCCCTGGCCAGCGACGCCTATCAAGGCTATCAACGCGCACTGGCCCTGCGTCCGGACCTCATCGTCCTGGATGTGCACATGCCGCAAATGGACGGTTTCAGCCTCTGCCGGCTATTGCGCGAGGCACCGGCCACCCGGCATGTCCCGATCCTGTTCCTGTCGTCGGCCAATACTTCCTTGGAGCGCCTGGAAGGGCTGACCGTGGGCGCGGTGGACTACATTCCCAAATCCTGCGCCCCCGAAGAAGTGCTGGCGCGTATCAAGATCCACCTGCAATTGACCTGGCGCGCGCCACCGGCCGTCCATGAAAGCCCGGCCGATCCGGAGCCCCAAGGCGATGAGATCGTGCTGCGTGCGGCGATGCGACTGATCGAAAACCAGCTGGACGACATACCGTCCCTGGGCATGCTCGCGCAAAAAGTCGGCACCCATGAAAAACGCCTCACCGCCATTTTTCGCGAACACCTGGGAATGACCGTGTTCGCCTACATTCGCGACGCCCGTTTGCGGCGTGGCCAGGATTTGCTCTGTGAAAGCGCCATGAGCGTGCAGGACGTCGCCGAACTGGTGGGCTTTCGCAACGCCTGCAATTTCACCACGGCCTTTCGACAGCGCATCGGCATGACACCCAGTCAGTTTCGCCAGCAGACCCTGGGCATCGCTGAAACCGAGTCGGCCGGGCGCGCCTGA
- a CDS encoding hybrid sensor histidine kinase/response regulator, with the protein MQVFEDTQASLSLEDVAQLPDTHFNPATSSWPTQGYSRSAFWLKVPLTNSSAVACSRLLVIGAPRLEDIRVYQPGHDAHAGAAYPLAEWPQPAARQPAFPVSLAAGESVTVFVRVASNFQMLLEPELWSEPVLLRSQQQTYLSDGLTLGIVLLVVPFGFIVGRILRSRLLTVNAGAVLSYILLTCIINGYLIYWPSALGWTRELLVCSSAISFVLFLAYFRVLLQVSRLPQVIGWSYWVPLLGCVFGRLWWLKVDPVQGAQIVQLSLFSFYGALFATLFMAWRRRLTYHWMAWLVPALLVGQLLMRIFFPQEQLPWQSPQSRNNLSSTLPGVVLLVCTLIMEVARSRNREKNALSTLEQQRQAEHERLESTVALRTVQLRESLAARSALMARISHDLRSPLVRIIDYARLLHAGPNRDYQATIERNARQQLELIDEMLEFSRGELEQMQLTLAPGYLYGFLKEIADEAGFLAARQGNTFEAVLADDLPPLVEADFKRLRQVLMNLLANAAKFTRHGQISFEVSACPGATADSVELRFSVIDTGIGIDPQEFEQLLQPFRRGRNAQRYEGSGLGLSIVTQLLERMDSRLEPQATEQGSHFSFRLQLKYAEEHDLEIGIVDNNVTPLNGQGKHVLLVDDIEQNSEWLYDLLAGYGFDVSMAANGEDALACLAEQSVDLLISDQMMPGMDGWELLRHVRERWEHLPVMLYSAVPPRRPEGYPKDLTFDAVLLKPADSRELLACVKALACPDTTRRALAREF; encoded by the coding sequence ATGCAAGTTTTCGAAGACACCCAGGCCAGCCTGAGCCTGGAAGACGTCGCCCAACTGCCCGACACGCATTTCAACCCCGCCACCTCAAGCTGGCCGACCCAGGGCTACAGCCGATCCGCCTTCTGGTTGAAAGTGCCGCTCACCAACTCAAGTGCTGTGGCGTGTTCACGCCTGCTGGTGATCGGGGCGCCGCGCCTGGAAGACATCCGCGTCTACCAACCGGGGCATGACGCCCACGCCGGAGCCGCCTATCCCTTGGCCGAATGGCCCCAACCGGCGGCACGTCAGCCGGCCTTCCCGGTCTCGCTGGCGGCAGGGGAGAGCGTTACGGTGTTCGTCCGCGTGGCGAGCAATTTCCAGATGTTGCTGGAACCGGAACTGTGGTCCGAGCCGGTGCTGCTGCGCAGTCAGCAACAGACTTACCTGAGCGACGGACTGACCCTCGGCATTGTCCTGCTGGTCGTCCCGTTCGGCTTCATCGTCGGCCGGATCCTGCGCTCCCGACTGCTCACGGTGAACGCGGGCGCGGTCCTCAGCTACATCCTGCTGACCTGCATCATCAACGGCTACTTGATCTACTGGCCCAGCGCGCTGGGCTGGACGCGCGAGCTGCTGGTCTGTTCCAGCGCGATCTCGTTCGTGCTGTTCCTGGCCTACTTCCGCGTGCTGTTGCAGGTTTCCCGGCTGCCCCAAGTCATCGGCTGGAGCTATTGGGTGCCGCTGTTGGGCTGTGTCTTCGGCCGACTCTGGTGGCTCAAGGTCGATCCGGTCCAGGGCGCGCAGATCGTCCAACTGTCCCTGTTCAGTTTTTATGGCGCGCTGTTCGCCACGCTATTCATGGCTTGGCGCAGAAGGCTCACTTACCACTGGATGGCGTGGCTGGTGCCGGCGCTATTGGTTGGGCAATTGCTGATGCGGATTTTCTTCCCGCAAGAACAACTGCCCTGGCAGTCGCCGCAAAGCAGAAACAACCTATCGTCGACCTTGCCGGGCGTGGTGTTGCTGGTGTGCACATTGATCATGGAAGTCGCCCGCAGCCGCAACCGTGAAAAAAACGCCCTGTCCACCCTCGAACAACAACGCCAGGCCGAGCACGAGCGCCTGGAAAGCACCGTGGCGCTGCGCACGGTGCAATTGCGCGAATCCCTGGCGGCCCGCAGTGCGTTGATGGCACGGATCAGTCACGACCTGCGCTCGCCGCTGGTGCGCATCATCGACTACGCGCGCCTGTTGCACGCCGGGCCCAACCGCGATTATCAAGCGACCATCGAGCGCAACGCCCGCCAGCAACTGGAGCTGATCGACGAAATGCTCGAGTTCTCCCGTGGCGAGCTGGAGCAGATGCAACTGACCCTCGCGCCGGGCTACCTGTACGGTTTTCTCAAAGAGATCGCAGACGAGGCGGGCTTTCTCGCCGCGCGCCAGGGCAATACGTTCGAGGCGGTTCTTGCCGATGACCTGCCGCCACTGGTCGAGGCCGATTTCAAACGCCTTCGGCAGGTCCTCATGAACCTTTTGGCGAACGCGGCGAAATTCACCCGCCACGGCCAGATCAGTTTCGAAGTGAGCGCCTGTCCCGGGGCGACGGCTGACAGCGTGGAACTGCGTTTCAGCGTGATCGACACCGGCATCGGCATCGACCCGCAAGAGTTCGAACAACTGCTGCAACCGTTCCGCCGCGGCCGCAATGCCCAACGCTATGAAGGCAGCGGGCTGGGTTTGTCCATCGTCACGCAACTGCTGGAGCGCATGGACAGCCGACTCGAACCCCAAGCCACGGAGCAGGGCAGCCACTTCAGTTTTCGCCTGCAACTGAAATACGCCGAGGAGCACGACCTCGAAATCGGCATCGTCGACAACAACGTCACGCCGCTCAACGGCCAGGGCAAACACGTTCTGTTGGTGGACGACATCGAGCAAAACAGTGAATGGCTCTATGACCTGCTGGCCGGCTACGGTTTCGACGTGAGCATGGCGGCGAATGGTGAAGACGCCTTGGCCTGCCTGGCTGAACAATCGGTCGACCTGCTGATCAGCGACCAGATGATGCCCGGCATGGATGGCTGGGAACTGCTGCGCCACGTGCGCGAGCGTTGGGAGCATCTGCCCGTGATGCTTTACTCAGCGGTCCCGCCACGCAGGCCGGAGGGTTATCCGAAGGATCTCACCTTCGACGCAGTGCTGCTCAAGCCCGCCGACAGCCGCGAATTGCTGGCGTGCGTCAAGGCTCTGGCTTGCCCGGACACCACGCGTCGCGCATTGGCTCGGGAGTTCTAG
- a CDS encoding ShlB/FhaC/HecB family hemolysin secretion/activation protein, whose amino-acid sequence MHNKLMSCAAGLALLSTSQAWAATLPTRPIPDAGRILQELPIPQQELPQSIRLDVEAPQPAQEKVGGAKVQLNAVRFTDNTRIDEASLQRVVAPAIGQALDLDELREVARQVTLYYREQGYPFARAYLPAQRMANGELTIAVIEGRYGKVTAATDDAKLAAQAQPFLDDLKPGEVIERDRLERSILVLSDLPGVAVRPVIRPGEALGTGDLDAKVSKTEAFEGKATLDNHGNRYSGRNRLTVQGDWNSPLMLGDRLSAAVMATDEELYFGSLGYSMPLGTSGLRGNVGYAQSAYDLGAEFADLGATGTAEVSSIGLSYPLLRSNQANVMLAGQYQHKDLEDKYEVLGLSFEKSSNTLPISLQFDVRDTLFGGGITYGGATLTYGDLKLDSALREGDRQTAQTEGQFSKVNVDLARLQALPANFTLFARVLGQWSNDNLDSSEDFSLGGIDGVRAYPQSEASGDEGMLTQIELRYPIDKLTPYLFWDAGKVRINHNEWADEENTRSISGGGVGLRAQYGQISFDATVAWRHSGGEAQSDTRQENPQLLAQIGYQF is encoded by the coding sequence ATGCATAACAAACTGATGTCCTGCGCCGCTGGTCTGGCGTTGTTGTCCACCTCCCAGGCCTGGGCGGCGACCCTGCCGACACGCCCGATCCCCGACGCCGGCCGTATCTTGCAGGAACTGCCGATTCCTCAGCAGGAGCTGCCGCAAAGCATTCGCCTGGATGTAGAGGCACCGCAACCGGCCCAGGAAAAAGTCGGCGGCGCCAAAGTCCAGCTCAACGCCGTCCGGTTCACCGACAACACCCGCATCGACGAGGCCAGCCTGCAACGCGTCGTCGCCCCGGCCATCGGTCAGGCCCTTGACCTGGATGAGCTGCGGGAAGTGGCCCGGCAGGTCACGCTTTACTACCGCGAGCAAGGCTACCCGTTTGCCCGTGCCTACTTGCCGGCCCAGCGCATGGCCAACGGCGAGCTGACCATTGCGGTCATTGAAGGCCGTTATGGGAAAGTCACCGCTGCCACCGACGATGCGAAACTGGCTGCGCAGGCGCAGCCCTTCCTGGACGACTTGAAGCCGGGCGAGGTGATCGAGCGTGACCGGCTGGAGCGCAGCATATTGGTACTGTCTGACTTGCCGGGCGTGGCTGTTCGCCCGGTTATCCGGCCGGGTGAGGCGCTCGGTACGGGCGATCTTGATGCCAAAGTGAGCAAAACCGAGGCCTTTGAGGGCAAGGCCACGCTGGACAACCATGGCAACCGCTATTCGGGGCGCAACCGCCTGACGGTACAAGGTGACTGGAACAGCCCGTTAATGCTGGGCGACAGGCTCAGCGCCGCGGTGATGGCGACCGATGAGGAACTGTATTTCGGTAGCCTCGGCTACTCGATGCCATTGGGCACGTCTGGCCTGCGCGGCAACGTGGGTTACGCCCAAAGCGCTTATGACCTGGGCGCCGAATTCGCCGACCTGGGGGCGACCGGCACCGCCGAGGTCAGCAGCATCGGCCTGAGTTATCCGCTCCTGCGCAGCAACCAGGCGAACGTCATGTTGGCCGGGCAATACCAACACAAGGACCTTGAGGATAAGTACGAAGTGCTTGGCCTCAGCTTTGAAAAAAGCAGCAACACGCTGCCCATCAGTTTGCAATTCGATGTGAGGGACACCTTGTTCGGCGGCGGCATCACCTACGGCGGCGCGACGCTGACCTACGGTGACCTGAAGCTGGATTCGGCCCTGCGCGAGGGCGATCGCCAGACTGCCCAGACCGAGGGCCAGTTCAGCAAAGTGAACGTCGACCTTGCCCGTCTGCAAGCGCTGCCCGCCAACTTCACGCTTTTCGCCCGCGTCCTCGGCCAATGGAGCAATGACAACCTGGACTCTTCCGAAGATTTCAGCCTCGGCGGCATTGATGGCGTGCGGGCTTATCCCCAAAGCGAAGCCTCGGGCGACGAAGGCATGCTGACCCAGATCGAACTTCGCTACCCGATCGACAAACTCACGCCTTACCTGTTCTGGGATGCCGGTAAAGTGCGCATCAACCACAACGAGTGGGCCGATGAGGAAAATACCCGCAGCATCTCCGGCGGCGGTGTGGGGTTACGTGCTCAATACGGCCAGATTTCGTTCGATGCAACGGTCGCGTGGCGCCACTCTGGCGGTGAAGCGCAGAGCGATACCCGCCAGGAAAACCCTCAATTGCTGGCTCAGATCGGTTACCAGTTCTAA